Within Anopheles ziemanni chromosome 2, idAnoZiCoDA_A2_x.2, whole genome shotgun sequence, the genomic segment TcggcggaggaggaggtgcTGGCGGAACCGGTGGAACGGGAGCGGGTACCGACTCGCTGGCGGCGTCCACCTTCAACTCGCAGACCAACCTCCCGCTGCAGATCCTCTCGCCGGCCGGCGGCGGGCGGGACGGGAACAAACCGAAGCTGCGCCGCTTCAACTCGCACGACACCAGCGCCAACATGTTCTCGGTGGCGGAGTTCGAGAACGCGCGGCTGGCGCGCCGGAACGAGCTGGAGAATGCGGCCCTGATGCGCCAGCGCCAGAACCGCTACAAGCTGAACTCGCTGTCGTCCGGCGGCGGCGACTGTTCCACCGGCGAAAGCAAGGGCTCGAAGCTGAGCTCGAACGATCCGAGCTCGAACGAGCCGCTCTTGGCGGATCAGTTTCTCGAGCGGTTCTCGTTGCCGCGCGTCATCCGGCTGTCGTACACCTCCTCGGCGCAGGCGGCCACTCTCGGGGACCAGACGATGACTTCGTCGAGCTCGGCCGAGTCGAGCAGTACGGCGGAGTCGCGTAGCCCGAACGGCACCGGACAGGCGCTCATGAACGCCGGTGGGAAGCTGGCCAAGTCGAAGAAGTCCAAGGGATCGACCGCCGGCGGTGGGGACCTGTTCCTGCTCTACCGGTACATGCGCAACTACCGGAGCTACCACGTGTTCAACACGAAGGCCGGCACCAACCGGAAGAAGGGCTACAAGATACCGCAGGACTTTCCCGGTAAGAAAATGCTTCAGCACAAAATGTCAAAAGCCCATTTTATCACAATTTAATATCTGGTAAAAATTCATTTGTTATTCAACAGTGGATCAAAAAGCATACATCTGTTATGCTTCGCCAAAGAAGAAAGTTTCTTTTGAACTACTTTTGACCTATTTATCCCAACCAGTGTGTAGTTGTGAAAACTTACCCCGCAGAATGATTTATTGCTCTTGGTCAAATTTTCATTATATCATGGTTGCGTTGTCTTTACGATCGTGTTTAATTAGAAGAGGCCTCTTCAGTTGTTTTCATCTTCGCGTCCGCGGGAGCCGATTATTAATCAGAGTGAAtttctttttcacattttgtGACTATCGCACGTAGCggcttttccatttcttcacCGAATCACCGGCGttcaacaatttgtttgttgtctGTCAACCGTGCGCACTTGTGATATGATATGGTCCACCGAGAGAGGCGTCGTTGTTGAAGCGTTTGAGCGTGACGAGCAATGTCTGGCACCCATCCGTGTTTCGCGGCCACACGCGATCCCGTTTCGAATGCATCATCAAATGCACACGACGATTGGCGTTCGGCTTTCTTTCATCATTGGCGCATTTAGTTTTCAAATAATGTTGTCAACTCAAATAGCTTGTTTTCGacattttgctttttaatAACCCGAgacacgatttttttttacgaccGTAAAGATTGTCTGGATGTGTTTTCGGTTatcaaaaactgaaaaacgtaaaataaaactctttgagaaaatggaacaatgtttaaaaactaggggctttaaacattttttgttaaagtttGTTCATTATTGGTAGTTTTCCCTCTATTTTTACAATGTTGTTAAAGATATTTAGTTGCaatgtttcttattttcaATTCCGCTTCCAGCAACTCTACTATATTTGTTGTTATattcttgttgttttgttttcggaaTTCTCACTGTTTAATAAGTTATATGACTGTCATGAGCTTTTCACTACTTCACAgttaaataaatattctttattattattttttgccaGAAACCTCATCTAAAACTAATTAGGAACGCTTCTAGTGAATGCTTTGTAATGCAAACTTGAAATCGTTCTTCGCTGGCCATTTTTCTCCTTCATTGCAATTCGGGCTGACCATCAGAACCGAAAAGCCTCCGATTTGGAGTCCCCAGTGCATTATCGCTTTCCGCGTGATCAGCGCAACCACCCACAGAACCCCTACCAAACAACCCCACCCTTCCCCAACCAATGGAAACCCGTAGCCAAGGGATCGGCGGATGATGACGCACCATTTCTCAACCATTTTCCACGCATCGCGCTACAATTCCTCCGCAATCGAGGCGCGCTTCGGCCCGATGGCCAAACCTTCGCTCCACACGGGCAGCCCTTGGAGGATGCGGTGGCTGCGTAGGGTCATAGCGAAGATAGCATTTGCATAATTCAGTTTCGTTCGATTGGGTTcgctccctccccctccttctGCCCCCGACGATCAACTCTCGGCGGTTTTCCTCTCCATCTCCGTTGTTGGGATTGGCAATGAAAATTGCATTATGCAGCGGCGCGCCGCTCGTCCCTTTACCCCCGCCCGATGGCCCGGTTTTTACCCCGGTCCCATCTCCTCCACGCATGggaggttgttgtttttcgtgggtggaaaaggaataatgcaaaggaaaacacaataatACACGCGCTTCGCGAAACTCCCAATCGGGCTCCAGCGGACTGGGGAAGATGCATTCCGATGAGATCGGTACGGTTACTCGAAGAAGTGTTCTAGTAAGGCAAGctagggggaagaaaaaaaatcaaacacacccTTCAGCCTAGCCAGTTACTAGTGGGAGGAAAATTTGGAATGGGGAGCGCAGGCGGGCGGAGGAACCCACGAAAGTATGACGATGCATTTTTAATTGAGCGCGCGAAACGGCGGAGATAGatatggaaggaaggaaaattgcATACCGAACCGTGCACCATTATTTATCGCATCGTTGCGATCTTCCACCCTCtcgctatgtgtgtgtgtgtgtgtttgtctcgTCTTGTGCATTTGCAACCACCCCGCAAGTGACTTTCTCTCCCGCTTCTTTTCTCGTGTTGCTGGTTTTTTTCTCATtgcatcaaacaaaaaaatgcatcGTCAAACTCTCGTTGCATTAATAATGGGCTGCGAATGTGCAAAAAAGCGCCCACACCCCCCCCTCCTGGGTGGAGCCTTGGGGTGCGGAAAAGTACTGTATCAGAACAGAATTTGTCCGCATCATCATTAATCAAACATGGAGCCGCCGCAACAGCTAGGAGGCTCCATGGCATGCGCTCCGGCATGTGATAGATTACCACCTCTTCGTATTGTGTCGAGTGACAAAGCCAGGACCAAGGCACCGGAAAGGAAGAAGGTGGGCAACGTTGGTCGTTTGTAGATCATTGTCGCAGAGTCGGACCCCCGATCGCCTAGCATTTTAGATTTACGTCCCTATAGAGGTGATATTCACGGGCGACGGCCCCAAACCCACCGCTTTACTGGTGGTTTGATAAGTTTGTgtaatattatttaattttttaatggaTGTCTCACAAGTAGATAAATTTCGCTAACTTACAAAATaactggaaaattaaaaaaaaaatctttgtttgctttttcaaacattaaactttaaatattttttcttttcatatagTATTCAAAAGATACTTTAAAGTTTAATAGCAACTTTTCAATAGTTTTCTCTTTTCATATAGTAAATTATTACTAAACCATgttaggtttttctttttcttatagacattattcaaaacaaacgacTTTCTATTTGCTACGATCTAACTCATTAGCACAACTCAATCttaaatatgcaaaaaaaTAAGTCCAATTTTTAATAGGCCCCAATCACATCTAAACGACATCGTAAATTGAAACGTTATGAAGATATCCAACAAAATTCTCCCTGGTGATTAATCAAGCTAAATAATTGTAGGGTTTCATATATCATCGTTTTTGCACCGTTCGTTCCAAGACTTTATCAACCCGTGGAGGCAAATTATTGTGTCTATTGCTCGTGCATGACAGTTTTCctattccttttctttccctttgcaCCCCTGGGGCTCATTGGGGGAGCGCATCGGTCCATTCTGATGCATTGTTCGTCCGTACGACGCCTCATTACCGCACGGATCGTAATATGTACCGCAAAGCTGCACAACACCCGAACGAACGCACGAACCGATGCAAAACCGCCGATCGATGAGCGCATCGAGGGCGTACCGGGATGAATCGTCAATTACCACCAAAGTGCCAAAGTCCCGGGGGGAGGAACTGCACCGAGGCGGGTGGCAAAACCCGCATATCATTGCCTGAACTTGAACGATGGAACGAACGACCGACCGTCCCGCGGTTGGCATCCATTGTTTGTGTACGCCGATGACGATCTCGAGATCTTCCGGGCGGTTCGACACCATCGGTGCTTGTATTCCGTGGCCGCTTGGAATCCGTGCACCAGTTGATCGAGTTTCAGTGATCATGAATACTTTGAACGGTGGCGAACCTGTGTTGGTTTCAAGCCCGAGAAGGGCGGGCAAGTGTCAGGTTTAAGGTGAAGATCGTGTAAATCTTAGTTCAAGTTTAACTTACATTAACGTTATCCAGCTTGAAAGATAAAATACTAACCAAGTTTTGgtgaaattatttaatttatttctgcACTAAATATGATGTATAGTATCACTCTTGTTTGCATCTTTTGTCAGCTTATTCAATGTTCGCAGTATTTTAAAAACTATGCGCAAACATTGCGTTATTTCTTTGTACACGAATTGCCTCTTTGCTCATGGGATAATTGCAATGTGTTGCGAGCTGCAACCAATTTCACACAGTTCCTAGCGCAAACCTTTACGCCATCTGCCCCAACAGCTGTTCCCGGGAAAGGGAAGCATTTTTCTTGTGTgaacttttaaaataaattctcaTCTGTTTCGTTGGCCAGTGTTTGCGGTTCAAGCAACTACAATCGAATCCCACCGAAAGGGATCATCTATATACCGCCCGTTTCTTGGTTGCCAAAACTCTAGTCTTTGCTCTAAATCGCAATGATCTTCTCCACTCCACAAATAAGGCTATCTACACGATTGTTAAATTATGCATATCAAGTGTATCAATACAAAACCTACTGCGTAATACAGTAGACATTTGCGGATCATCCTCATACATCAAACACTATCTTATACGACCGGCTATTACTGGAGACaattaatgaaattaaattaagatACGGATTTGCTCACGAAACGGGATAGCCTTATTAGTTGACACGAAATTTCAACAGTTTACCACGGTTTTCATGTTGATAGCAATTTATGAACTGTGTTTTTTCTCGGGGCATAAGAGAGGAACGTAGCAAATGTTCAGAAACACCATCTTTGGCTCGTTAGCCTAATTACTTTTTAGATCGTTCGACTCCCACACGGGAACTTGTCCCCATGGCTTTCTCATAATAGAGCcatttgtttgcatgttgATGAGTATTTCTTCTTTCCTCGCCGGGAACACATCGGGGTAAAAAGGCAAATGTATTGCAATATGGCTACCTTTCGAGTTTTCAAATCTTCTGctaaaaatcatcatcattcgaAGCAGTTCATTATGCAACAGAGCACCTGGGCATGTGTGACGACCGCCCTACTACTATACATCACCCAGGGGAAAGACAATAAGCGCTAAGGAAAGCTCTTTTAATCTTCAGAAGCTCCCCCGGAACGGTAGCACCGTCCGTTTTCCGTGGGTGGGAATAAAGAGAAACGCATGCATTCTTTAATTATCTGTCATTTTAACGATCGTCAAAGGGGGGAAATCTGGGAACGATCGAAGCACGCGGTCCACAACAACGAACGGCCGTGTCCAGCATAGGGGAGACGGTAACATAACTTACGCCGTTCCGTTGATATGCTAATGTGGGAAACGATCGCTGACAAATGGTCAAAGGGTAGAAAAAACACAGCAACAAACGAGTGGCCATTGGAAGGTAGCAATCAGCTAGTAGCAGGAGAACGGATGGGAAACACCAGTTACTTAGCAGATTCCATTATTACGGTGGCATTTTTCCAATGGGAAGCCATAGATAACTCCTAATGTGGGATATGAGGTTTGTCTCTAATCGGTGTCATAAACCTGTACTTTTTTTGTGGTCTGGCCATAACAATGGGTTTGATTTAATGTCCAGTCCGTCTTTGGGCTTTTAAAGAtaccaaataaaaatacaaccaaCATCACGGTGCAGAAAATAGTTAATAGTAGTACCTGACATTACATTGTAATAAATGTtgcaaaacagcaaaaaacgAGGATACGACCAATAGCATACAGTGTTTCGAtccatataatggaatgtttcactAGGTAGAGATAATATTTTAAACGCACAGGGAatattttcaaccggttgagagaactttgtaatcatataggggaatgtgTCAGAAGCTCCCCGGTAGATTTGCACGATTCCCTTAGCTGTCTGAAacattcccctatatgattgcaaagttctcgcaaccggttgaaaatataacctatgcttttgaaatgttctctctacctagtgaaacattccattatatggatcgaaaccctgtaacCCCGATTAATGATTTTACTATTTACCTAATTTTGTTTCCTCTTTTCGCTTCAGGTTACTTCTCCTTTATAAACGACAAGGGCGCCCCGACGGCCACCATCTACACGACGATCGTACAGCTCGTGCGGGACCAGGTGTACAAGTTTCTCTCGCTGGAAAACCTCTCCGCCTACACCGAGTCGCAGGGTAAGGGATACAATTAATCAGTTGTCCCCCTGGAGAGGACGAGTCTAGCTAACGTTccctttctttcccttcttcGACAGGAGACAACTTTAGCCACAAAACGCACTACGTGAAGGCGACGGCCAAGGCGGGCCAGGTGTACCGACTGCTGGCCGTCTTCCAGGACGGTGATCacaagtcgtcgtcgtcctctaGTCACAAGGATCCAGCGTtggccggtggtggtgccggGAGTATCGGTGGGCGCGAAAAGGAGCGTGGCAAGTACGCGCAGCTACTGGACGACAATCGGCAGGTACGGTGGGGTAGGGTGCATCCTTGGGTAGTCGGCGGTGAACTGACcctctttttttctgctgGCTTTTATCAGATCTACTACGTTTCGCTGTCGGCCAAGGGAAAGTTCTACGAAATCGAACAGCACAACAGTGCGCCAATGTTGCAGAAGCACGGAAGCTTCGGCACACCGGCGCACGGTGGTCTGCACAGCGGGAACAACACGAGCAGCAGTAGCGGTGGTCACGGACATCTGGCAAACGGCGGCCACCGGAAACCGAAGCAGCTGAGCAGGGACTGCGTCCATCGCATCGGATTTATCATGCAGTCGGATGTCAGTCTGCCGCTCAATCTGAAGCTCATATCGCCCCTGGCCGGGATGCCCTCGACGGTGCCTGGTAAGTGTCCTCCAAAGACCAAAGTCGAGTCATGTGTGGTCGACCGGCTTTTATGCTCGAAATGTCTCAAATTATTCCACCACGCTAATGATCATTCTCCGCTCCACACAGAATACGTGACGATCGCGAAGGCAAGCGAGGAAAACTTTATCATTGCGTGTCCGCTGGACGAGCAGCAGCTCACGACGACACTGACCCTCACCAAGCTGCACCTGACGCCGCAGATGAAGTTCGCCAAGTGCACGATGGGCTTCGAGAACGAGCAGCACATGTTCCTCAACCCGAACGTGCAGACGGTGCTGAAGTTCTGCCAGTTCTCGTGCGATAACTTCTTGCGCCTGGTCGAGTCGGAGACGAACGCACTCGagctgctgcagcagctgcagaTGCAGGTGACGGTATCGCCCACGCGACACTCGTCCGCCGGTGGTGGACTGGCATCCCTGGGCCAGCAGACGGGTCCGAGTTCGCTCGGATCGAACgttagtggtggtggtggaaatccGAGGGAGTCCAGGAGTGTGGATGTGTTGCGGAAGTTTGGCCGGCTGTtcggcggtggaggtggtggatcCGGTGGTAATCACGATCGCAACGGTTCCGGCCACGAGAAGGAAGATTCCATCatatttttaactaaaaatgACCTGGAAAGTCTCGAATGCAGTGGCCGGGCGGCGATCGAAGCAgacctccagcagcagcagcagcaacaccataGTTTGGTGGATGACCATCGGACGCTTCACGGGATGGACGATCATCAGGGACAGCAGCCACACTCGCTTCCGGCCACTTCCGGTGGGTTGCGTAACAACGAGAAGATGAAGGTGTTTACACCGAACGGCGCAAGTACGGGGAACGCGTCCAAGAAAGCTTCCACGGGCCGGTGGTTTAAGGGACTTGGACGTAGCTCGGGTGCCGCCGGTAGTGGGGCAATATCGGCCGACGACGAGTGGGATAAGCGGACCAGCCTGGACCGGTACAAGGACATGTCGAAGCTGATTCAGGAGCGTTTCGGTACGCTCGGGATGCTTTCGTCGCGTGCCAACAGTTCCGATATGATCAGCGGAGGTTACGACGATGCCGGAAACACGCTCGTAAGCCACAATCCGTCCACCGGTCGGGGTGAACTCGAGCAGCATCATCACGGCGGCGGGATTCGTGAGAAGTGTCTTTCGCTGCAGCACATTGAGCAGAAATCGTCCACCGGAGGAAAGAACAAACCGGACCTTGTGCCACCGCATCACGTGTCCGGTTCGCTCCGGGGGGACGATGACCGTGAGCAGGAGGATCAGACAACCTCTTCGGAACTCGGTGACACGCTGTTCTTCCCACTCCGTCACAGCAGCAACCAACAATCGTTCATGACGCAAAAGCTGTACAGCGAGTTCCACGTGAAGACGAAGCAGTACAGCAAGTCCTCCTCCAGCATCCAGCAGCTGTTGCATCTGGCCTCGAACGGATCCCGACCCACCCCGCCCAAAGGCAATCGATCGTCCATGGGGATGCCGTCAGCGAAGGGTGCCCGGGCTTCGAACGGTGAAGTGATTCTCTCGTTCGAAGACCTTCGCTACATGCACGGCATGATGGATGACAACGGGAACGACGACCGTGGCGTCGTTGTGCCACAACAGGACACCGAACGCAATGTGGCCCGCGAGAAGCGAACGAAAGTAGTCTCGCTGCAAGAACCGGTTCCATTCCGCACGGAGCGAAACATCCTCGACGATCTGCCGTACAGTAGCGTACGTGATTCGATCCTCCTCCAGGACGGGCCCGAACTCGGTGGCGTACCAACGGAAGGAATCTACGCCGAAATCTGTGCCGCCGACAGTCCGACGGCACTCGGTCCGGCactctccaccaccaccaccaccaccatcaccaccgacaACAGCCGGAGCAGCAGTCGAACGTCTCCGGTGCCTCCTCCGCCGAACCATCCCTTAGTAACGGTCGTTCGGCCCGAGAAGCGCTTCGTTAGCATACGGATTAATGTGCCACCGTGTGACAGTGCGGCCGGGTCCGGCTCGGTTAGCCTCAATCCGGCCGGCGGGGGAAACATCACGAGCGCCAGCTCCAGCACCAGTCGCTGCTCGTCCGTCGTCTCTAGTCCCATCGAAGACAACATCTACAATACGATCAAGTAGGCGAAGGTGGCGAAGAAACAAAGGCAAAGAaagttgatgaaaaaaaaaactatggcTGCGAAGTTGCCACAGGCAACGACGACCAAAGTATTACCGGAATTTGTGATAAACCAACCAGGACGACCGAACGACCAcggtgcaaaacaaacacgatACAGGAAGGCAAGAAGGGCAAGAAGTGTGACCCCCCCTTTATGTGTAAAGTAGTAACTTTTCCTCCGCCACATCGGACCTCGGCGGGAagtttttcaacatttattaattttgctagaaattaCGAAACAAAAGAATTACGAATGAGAACCGCCTTTCGGGCGATACATTTACGAAATGTATCGTTTTCTCCTTGATGGATTTTAGTTAATAGATATCAATTTCCTTATCCTTATTGCTGCGCGAACCAATATCTCCGACACTGTTAAAACACACCTCGGGAGCGACACCATGGGGTGCAAATGGTTTCACTTTACCGGACGAACTTTGGTTTACACTTTGATGAAGGCACGATATCCACCGGATGATCGCCAATTCTTCCCCAGGAATCCCTTAGTAAAGTGTGAAGTGAACTCACGTAAGAATTCTAAATGGATTATTGGTTTGTCTTTGggtaggcaaaaaaaaagcaaaagaattAAAGGAAGAGCAAATTGTAGCACCTTGAGATCGCAGATTTATAAAAGGACATCAAATCCCCCCCGAATCATGACACGATAAAGTACGATCAATGATTTGTTGTATGTACGTTAGGATAGGAAAAGGAAACGACAAACGTAAGTAAAGCTTGTATGATAAGCACATGGGTAGCGCATAaagatttatttaataaaaagtaaagctggaaagaaagaaaaacattgtgAGACGTTTGAGGAAGTTGTGAGAAAGAGTGTGAAACAGCtcaataaaaatgtgtttgaacgAAGCATAGCAAAACCTGGTTAATTAATTAACACTTTTTCATATCACTTCGCTTAAGTACAATCTACTAAAGCttttaagcatattaaaataaattcaactgtttttaaacagtGTCTTTTAATTTAAAGGTAAACTAAAATGAGCCCCCAAACAAGTTCGTGGAAGTTCCCAACATTTccaattattttcataataCATCCTCGCTGGTAAATTTCATCATTCCCGCCGATTTCGCAATCTCGGCGAATCGAATCTCGCGATGATGATATTTCGTTTCTGATACCAGGGCAGCATGTTCGGCAGCAGGAAGCCTACAGTCAGGAATCTCACAACGCGTGCGAGCGAGACGCCATATCTAGTCATCCTAAGGGCGAGACGGCACCAGAGTGCAGCACGTGCTACCTCCTGGCAGGTTCTTTGCTCCTGGTATTTCAACCAGAGCCGGTCGTCTGACCGGCAGCAAATTGAGACGGACCTGGAATccttttttcttaaataaaaTGATGAGCGGGGCGAAAAGCGTTTTGGACCCGGACTGCGTTTTGGAGTCGACTGCAATGAGCCGAACACGTTGTATTGAACTTTTctacaaatttttttttttttattatttaacgCTTTTCCTCAAGCTTCTTAATTTACATTTGGAAAGTTCTGTCGACTTCCATGAactatgaaaatgtttactgAATGAACTGCAATGATTCATTCGACGTCCGCAATAGCCTCAGTATCCTGTCCAGATCCTGCCAGTCCTCGGGCATATCGTCGAGCACAATTTTAAGCAGCTGTAGTAGCATATTGAATTCCTCCAGCAGTTCAtttactctctctcttttgCTTTTACGGTTGACTTTTTCTACAAGGACGGAAAAACAGAGCCCAAATTATTGTAACAAATATCGcacacccatttgccaagcgGACTGAcctttgcttttcctttcccgtttGAATTCCTCCTCCGTTGCTCGTATCGCCTTCGTGCAAGACTTCCGCACCTGGGCACAGAAGACGACTACCTCTTTCTGGTTGAGTTTGGAGTTTCCCTCGATCATTTCCTTCGCCTGCCGCTTGCTGCGTACGTTCATCGTGCTCGTCTGCATTATCCGCTGCTGTAGCTGCGCTAGAAACGACACCATTTGGGTCTCGGCAAACTGGGTCGGATCGTCCAGTACCGTGTGCACATTCGATATCTCAAACTCCTTCATGAAGCTACTTTCCTGCTCCTGCCTGCTACTCGAAGGCTGGCTTCGTTTGCCCGTTGGCTTTGTGTGGTCTTCTGGCGCATCTTGGGAGGACTGATGGTGCTCGATCAGCTGGGAAATTGAATCACACGAGGCGCCATTCCGGTCGTACATCCGATAGTTCAGGATCTCGAGAGCCAGCTCGGTTAGCTCCGGGCCTCGAATATTCAACATTGCAACTATATAATACAACTGGTTTAGTTTTATAGATTCGTAGAGTAGGGAAAACAATACGGCCAAGTAGTCGTATGATCTCAAAACTAACTTCTTCGCCAAAGGGATTTGTTTTCAACTGCTTGGTCAAGGTACGTGAACATTACCCCAGGTAGCATCATTTAGTCCAAACTGACATTTGAAAAGGTTAAGACTCGCACctgaaaaattcaaataaacagTTGGAAATATgttcaataaatatttttagtaCTTTTATTAGTAATTTTTCTAGACCATGTAAAGTGATACCATTTCTTCGCTCGGTCGCAT encodes:
- the LOC131287687 gene encoding uncharacterized protein LOC131287687; the encoded protein is MTDALKMTDLQQRASIEFERQRHLANWLIESSPHMPKPTAAQQKQLAQHQQQLQHQQQLQLQQQLQQQQQPPQKQKANGGKLKPSPMFLLAKIGHLGGGGGAGGTGGTGAGTDSLAASTFNSQTNLPLQILSPAGGGRDGNKPKLRRFNSHDTSANMFSVAEFENARLARRNELENAALMRQRQNRYKLNSLSSGGGDCSTGESKGSKLSSNDPSSNEPLLADQFLERFSLPRVIRLSYTSSAQAATLGDQTMTSSSSAESSSTAESRSPNGTGQALMNAGGKLAKSKKSKGSTAGGGDLFLLYRYMRNYRSYHVFNTKAGTNRKKGYKIPQDFPGYFSFINDKGAPTATIYTTIVQLVRDQVYKFLSLENLSAYTESQDNFSHKTHYVKATAKAGQVYRLLAVFQDGDHKSSSSSSHKDPALAGGGAGSIGGREKERGKYAQLLDDNRQIYYVSLSAKGKFYEIEQHNSAPMLQKHGSFGTPAHGGLHSGNNTSSSSGGHGHLANGGHRKPKQLSRDCVHRIGFIMQSDVSLPLNLKLISPLAGMPSTVPEYVTIAKASEENFIIACPLDEQQLTTTLTLTKLHLTPQMKFAKCTMGFENEQHMFLNPNVQTVLKFCQFSCDNFLRLVESETNALELLQQLQMQVTVSPTRHSSAGGGLASLGQQTGPSSLGSNVSGGGGNPRESRSVDVLRKFGRLFGGGGGGSGGNHDRNGSGHEKEDSIIFLTKNDLESLECSGRAAIEADLQQQQQQHHSLVDDHRTLHGMDDHQGQQPHSLPATSGGLRNNEKMKVFTPNGASTGNASKKASTGRWFKGLGRSSGAAGSGAISADDEWDKRTSLDRYKDMSKLIQERFGTLGMLSSRANSSDMISGGYDDAGNTLVSHNPSTGRGELEQHHHGGGIREKCLSLQHIEQKSSTGGKNKPDLVPPHHVSGSLRGDDDREQEDQTTSSELGDTLFFPLRHSSNQQSFMTQKLYSEFHVKTKQYSKSSSSIQQLLHLASNGSRPTPPKGNRSSMGMPSAKGARASNGEVILSFEDLRYMHGMMDDNGNDDRGVVVPQQDTERNVAREKRTKVVSLQEPVPFRTERNILDDLPYSSVRDSILLQDGPELGGVPTEGIYAEICAADSPTALGPALSTTTTTTITTDNSRSSSRTSPVPPPPNHPLVTVVRPEKRFVSIRINVPPCDSAAGSGSVSLNPAGGGNITSASSSTSRCSSVVSSPIEDNIYNTIK
- the LOC131287729 gene encoding uncharacterized protein LOC131287729 is translated as MLNIRGPELTELALEILNYRMYDRNGASCDSISQLIEHHQSSQDAPEDHTKPTGKRSQPSSSRQEQESSFMKEFEISNVHTVLDDPTQFAETQMVSFLAQLQQRIMQTSTMNVRSKRQAKEMIEGNSKLNQKEVVVFCAQVRKSCTKAIRATEEEFKRERKSKEKVNRKSKRERVNELLEEFNMLLQLLKIVLDDMPEDWQDLDRILRLLRTSNESLQFIQ